Proteins from a genomic interval of Zingiber officinale cultivar Zhangliang chromosome 1B, Zo_v1.1, whole genome shotgun sequence:
- the LOC122044755 gene encoding auxin-responsive protein SAUR50-like has protein sequence MRVVVARRKRNAMPSAVDKVDKLRRIVRLKQAMRRWRVLSLRLWSSVRGGGGGGGSVAVYVGPDRRRFAVPARFFNLPVFAALLERAEEEYGFQPAGGLAIPCDPAFFRWVLDAIGEDQAHLAPLGLEAFLALFAASRESASVCREADACNALSPLLPKTRV, from the coding sequence ATGCGGGTCGTTGTTGCTCGAAGGAAGAGAAACGCCATGCCCTCTGCCGTCGACAAGGTGGACAAGCTCCGGCGGATCGTGCGGCTGAAGCAGGCGATGCGGCGGTGGCGGGTGCTCAgcctacgcctctggtcctccgtccgcggaggcggcggcggcggtggatCTGTAGCGGTGTACGTCGGGCCCGATCGGCGCCGGTTCGCGGTTCCGGCGCGGTTCTTCAACCTTCCGGTCTTCGCGGCGCTGCTGGAGAGGGCGGAGGAGGAGTACGGCTTCCAGCCGGCCGGGGGCCTCGCGATCCCCTGCGACCCGGCATTCTTCCGATGGGTTCTCGACGCGATAGGCGAGGACCAGGCCCACTTGGCTCCGCTGGGCCTCGAAGCCTTCCTCGCCCTTTTTGCTGCCTCGCGCGAGTCCGCTTCCGTCTGCAGGGAGGCCGACGCCTGCAATGCCCTCTCGCCATTGCTCCCCAAAACTAGGGTTTGA
- the LOC122044771 gene encoding auxin-responsive protein SAUR50-like — translation MGDQGVKLTGIMQIVRLKEMLRKWHSMTVSKKGEQLAIVSEEEDQTKASGIPTPIDERFEAESIQSDSDEEGYQSPDPAPDVPKGHCPVYIGLENRRFVIPTGYLGLPVFRRLLKKAEDEFGFDNPGALAFPCEVETFKYILQCMERYKKGLLDYDLE, via the exons ATGGGGGATCAAGGCGTGAAGTTGACGGGAATCATGCAAATAGTCAGGCTGAAGGAGATGCTACGGAAATGGCATTCAATGACCGTCAGCAAAAAAGGGGAGCAATTAGCTATTGTTAGTGAGGAAGAGGATCAGACCAAAGCATCAGGTATTCCAACTCCTATTGACGAGCGATTTGAGGCAGAATCCATTCAGAGTGACTCAGATGAAGAGGGCTACCAAAGCCCCGATCCCGCACCTGATGTTCCCAAGGGTCATTGTCCTGTCTACATCGGACTAGAGAATCGAAGGTTTGTCATACCGACAGGTTACCTGGGGCTTCCAGTATTCAGGCGGCTGCTTAAGAAAGCTGAGGATGAGTTCGGGTTTGACAATCCAGGCGCACTTGCATTCCCTTGTGAGGTGGAGACTTTCAagtacattctccaatgcatggaGCGATATAAAAAGGGCCTCCTTGATTATG ACCTGGAGTAA
- the LOC122019328 gene encoding auxin-responsive protein SAUR76-like, translated as MAKSGNGKLSKLKCIIKRWHSSRRLTPAVHCAAGGSSARFESPAAAATAAAWHSASFSGGDEVPPGLHPVYVGKSRRRYLVSEELVGHPLFRVLADRSGTSAAGEGGTVVSCEVVLFEHLLWMLENADPQTESLDELVEFYAGD; from the coding sequence ATGGCGAAGAGCGGCAACGGGAAGCTGAGCAAGCTCAAGTGCATCATCAAGCGGTGGCATTCCTCCAGACGGCTCACCCCTGCCGTCCACTGCGCGGCCGGTGGCAGTTCCGCGCGCTTCGAGTCACCTGCGGCTGCGGCGACGGCGGCGGCGTGGCACTCTGCCTCGTTCAGCGGCGGCGACGAGGTCCCGCCCGGACTCCACCCGGTCTACGTCGGCAAGTCCCGCCGCCGGTACCTAGTCAGCGAGGAGCTCGTCGGCCACCCGCTCTTCCGTGTCCTCGCCGACCGCTCCGGCACCTCCGCCGCCGGCGAGGGTGGCACCGTGGTGAGCTGCGAGGTGGTGCTCTTCGAGCACCTCCTCTGGATGTTGGAGAACGCCGACCCGCAGACGGAGTCTCTGGATGAGCTGGTCGAGTTCTACGCCGGCGATTAG